In Variovorax paradoxus, a single genomic region encodes these proteins:
- a CDS encoding LysR family transcriptional regulator, which produces MTSPVQPADLGFFSALAACGSLSAAARELGISTPAVSKRLSQMETRLGVTLVNRTTRRMSLTPEGELYVAHARRILGEIDDMAQLLGGAKGEAQGLLRVNATLGFGRSHVAPLISKFVRKHPQVEVQLQLSVNPPPLTDDAFDVCIRFGAPPEARVIARRIASNRRLLCASPAYLARAGQPRVPNDLAHHRCIGIRQGDEAYGMWRLSTGRGAAQRTEAVKTRGALSTNDGEIAVNWALEGHGILIRAEWDIARYLRSGRLVQVLANYRTPDADIYAVYPQRHQLSARVRTFVDFIAAALGKDAAEPSLNRR; this is translated from the coding sequence ATGACCTCCCCTGTCCAGCCCGCCGACCTCGGCTTCTTCTCCGCGCTGGCGGCCTGCGGCAGCCTGAGCGCCGCGGCGCGCGAGCTGGGCATCAGCACGCCGGCCGTGAGCAAGCGGCTCTCGCAAATGGAAACCCGCCTGGGCGTGACGCTGGTGAACCGCACCACGCGGCGCATGAGCCTCACGCCCGAAGGCGAGCTCTACGTGGCCCATGCGCGCCGCATCCTCGGCGAGATCGACGACATGGCACAGCTGCTGGGCGGCGCGAAGGGCGAGGCGCAGGGCCTGCTGCGCGTGAACGCCACGCTGGGCTTCGGCCGCAGCCACGTGGCGCCGCTCATCTCGAAGTTCGTGCGCAAGCATCCGCAAGTGGAAGTGCAGCTGCAGCTGTCGGTCAATCCGCCGCCGCTGACCGACGACGCGTTCGACGTCTGCATCCGATTCGGCGCGCCGCCCGAAGCCCGCGTGATCGCGCGGCGCATTGCATCGAACCGGCGGCTGCTGTGTGCCTCGCCGGCCTACCTGGCGCGCGCCGGGCAGCCCAGGGTGCCCAACGACCTGGCGCATCACCGCTGCATCGGCATCCGCCAGGGCGACGAGGCCTACGGCATGTGGCGCCTGAGCACCGGCCGGGGCGCGGCGCAGCGCACCGAGGCGGTGAAGACGCGCGGCGCGCTCAGCACCAACGACGGCGAGATCGCGGTCAACTGGGCGCTCGAGGGACACGGCATCCTGATACGCGCCGAATGGGACATCGCGCGCTATCTGCGCAGCGGCCGGCTGGTGCAGGTGCTCGCGAACTACCGCACGCCCGACGCCGACATCTACGCCGTGTATCCGCAGCGCCACCAGCTGTCGGCGCGCGTGCGGACCTTCGTCGACTTCATCGCGGCGGCGCTGGGCAAGGACGCGGCCGAGCCTTCGCTCAACCGCCGCTGA
- a CDS encoding tartrate dehydrogenase translates to MTSYSIATIPGDGIGKEVIPAGRRVMEALAEASGGALQFSFEDFGWGGDWYRAHGEMMPADGLDTLRKKDAILFGSAGDPHIPDHVTLWGLRLKICQGFDQYANVRPTRILPGIDGPLKRCAPGQLDWVIVRENSEGEYAGVGGRVHQGHPIEAATDVSMMTRAGVERIMRFAFKLARSRPRKLLTVVTKSNAQRHAMVMWDEIALQISKEFPDVTWDKELVDACTARMVNRPASLDTIVATNLHADILSDLAAALAGSLGIAPTGNIDPERRYPSMFEPIHGSAFDIMGKGLANPVGTFWSVVMLLEHLGEAEAARRVMQAVEHVTANPALHTRDLGGSATTEQVTRAVCAHIAGEPMRLAA, encoded by the coding sequence ATGACCAGCTACAGCATTGCCACCATTCCCGGAGACGGCATCGGCAAGGAAGTGATCCCGGCGGGGCGCCGGGTGATGGAAGCGCTGGCCGAGGCCTCCGGCGGCGCGCTGCAATTCAGCTTCGAGGACTTCGGCTGGGGCGGCGACTGGTATCGCGCGCACGGCGAGATGATGCCGGCCGACGGCCTGGATACCCTGCGCAAGAAGGACGCCATTCTTTTCGGCTCCGCGGGCGATCCGCACATTCCCGATCACGTCACGCTCTGGGGCCTGCGCCTGAAGATCTGCCAGGGCTTCGACCAGTACGCCAACGTGCGGCCCACGCGCATCCTGCCGGGCATCGACGGCCCGCTCAAGCGCTGCGCGCCGGGCCAGCTCGACTGGGTGATCGTGCGCGAGAACTCCGAGGGCGAATACGCCGGTGTCGGCGGCCGCGTGCACCAGGGCCACCCCATCGAGGCCGCGACCGACGTGAGCATGATGACCCGCGCGGGCGTGGAGCGCATCATGCGTTTCGCCTTCAAGCTGGCGCGCTCGCGGCCGCGCAAGCTGCTCACCGTGGTGACCAAGAGCAACGCGCAGCGCCATGCGATGGTGATGTGGGACGAGATCGCGCTGCAGATTTCCAAAGAGTTCCCCGATGTCACCTGGGACAAGGAACTGGTTGACGCCTGCACCGCGCGCATGGTCAACCGCCCTGCCTCGCTCGACACCATCGTTGCCACCAACCTGCACGCCGACATCCTCAGCGACCTGGCGGCCGCGCTGGCGGGCAGCCTGGGCATCGCGCCCACCGGCAACATCGACCCCGAGCGGCGCTATCCGTCGATGTTCGAGCCCATCCACGGTTCGGCCTTCGACATCATGGGCAAGGGCCTGGCCAACCCGGTCGGCACCTTCTGGTCGGTGGTGATGCTGCTCGAGCACCTGGGCGAGGCCGAGGCGGCGCGCCGCGTGATGCAGGCGGTGGAGCACGTCACGGCCAACCCGGCGCTGCACACGCGCGACCTGGGCGGCAGCGCGACCACCGAGCAGGTGACGCGGGCGGTGTGCGCGCACATCGCGGGCGAGCCGATGCGGCTCGCGGCATGA